The DNA window GAGAGCAACGGTTGGGGGACAAGCAGCAGGGACGTTAAGGGCGGCAAGGAGAAAGGGAATTGCCCGTCATGAGTGGGACGAATGGTTCGGAGGCCGTGAGGGGGAGACTATACTGTCGGGATCGAGGGCATTGGCGTTACGGTTCGTCCTGGTAGGGCGTCGAGGGAAGGCCTGCAGCTTATACCAATGGCCGTGGATTACTTTACACATCGCCGGAGGCTCCGAATCGATTTCGGGTGCCTACTTCATCCGGATAAGATCCCGAATTGGGGGGAGGCCTCCGCTCTCAAAGAAAGCATGGGCGTTGCGTGAGGGGCTCGGAAATGTGCAATCATCGTCGGTAGGCGGTATGATTTTGTACGGAGGCATCCGGCGGGGAGATTCGCCTCCCGAAACGTGTGCGGTCCCCGCTCGTAGATCGGACAGTTCCGTAATTCCCCCAACACCTTGATGCACCATGGCGCACGATGTAGCGACGGATTGGACGCTGAGTTCGTGGCGGGCGAAGGAGGCCCTACAACAGCCCACCTACTCGGACGAAGCGGCATTGGACGAGGCTCTTGATCACGTGTCTAGTCTCCCGCCCCTCGTCACCTCCTGGGAGGTGGAGAATTTGAAAGAGGAGTTGGCGCGCGCCGCTCACGGGGAGCGCTTTCTGTTACAGGGAGGAGAATGTGCGGAGTCCTTTCAGGGGTGCACGGCCGACGTCATTACGAGCCGGCTCAAGATCCTGATGCAGATGAGTCTCGTGCTCACCTACGGGCTCAATACCCGCATCGTCCGTGTGGGCCGCTTTGCCGGGCAGTACGCCAAGCCCCGCTCGTCGGATACCGAAACGCGCAACGGCACGACACTGCCGAGCTACCGGGGCGATATCGTCAACAGCGTCGAGTTTACGGCGGAGGCCCGGGAGCCCGATCCCCAGCGCATGGTGGAGGCCTACGCGAGTTCGTCCCTTACGCTCAACCTCGTCCGGGCGCTCGTTAAAGGCGGCTTTGCCGACCTCCGGCATCCGGAGTACTGGGACCTCGACTTCATGCAGCACTCGCCCCTGGCGGAGGAGTACCACGCCATGGTGGATGCGATTGAGGATACGCTCGATTTCGTGGAGGCGGTGACAAACGAGAAACTCGACACCGTGGAGAGCGTGACCTTCTACACGAGTCACGAGGCCTTGCTGTTGCCCTACGAGGAAGCACTCTCCCGCACCGTGCCCCACAAGGAGGGAGTGTACAACCTTGGGACTCATTTGCCCTGGGTTGGCAAGCGGACCAACCAACCCGAGAACGCACACGTCGAGTACGCTCGTGGCATCGAAAACCCGATTGGGTTAAAAGTGGGACCGGACATGACTCCGTCCACGCTCAAGCGACTCGTGCGTACCCTTGACCCGGAAGACGAACCCGGCAAGCTTACGCTCATCACCCGTTTTGGGAACGACAAAATCGCCGATCGGCTCCCCGGCCTCATCAACGCGGTCCGCGATACGGGGCAGACGGTCCTCTGGATCTGCGACCCGATGCACGGCAACACCGAGAAGACCGACGATGGTACGAAAACGCGCCGGTTCGACAATATTCTCGGCGAGCTGGAGCAGGCCCTCGACATCCACGCGGCCGAAGACTCATACCTGGGCGGCGTGCACTTCGAGCTTACCGGTGAGAATGTGACCGAATGCATCGGGGGGGCCCGCGGGCTCAGCGAAGCCGACCTCGGGCAGGCCTATGAATCCCCGGTCGATCCGCGGCTCAACTACGAGCAGTCCTTGGAGATGGCATTCAGCATCGTACGCAAGTATCGCGAACTCCATCGGTAATACCGAATTCTGTTGCAGACTTCAGGTAGGAGGTACGGCGGTGCAATACGCAAAAGCTTCTCGGATCGTCGGCACCGTCAAGGAGGACACTAGTAGCGCCGCTGGACTCCAACGGCGCTACGGACGCCTGCGTCCTACCGGAATAGAGCTCCCGGAGTTGGTATAAGGTTGTACGTGTGTATGTATGGAGGGAGGTACGTCCATTGCCTTCATACGTACACACGTACGCCCCTGCACACTTCAGTCCTATAGGGATACGCCAAACTCGTCGTTCGGGGCGAGAGAGCGGGCAAACGCGGTGAGGAGCTGCACGCACTGCTCGATGTCCTCCGTATCGACGACCTCCACGGTAGAGTGCATATAGCGGAGCGGGACGGAGACAAGGCCGCTCGGCACCCCGCTTCGGCTTTTGAAGATGGAATCGGTGTCGGTGCCGGTGCGACGGTCACTGGGCTCGTGTTGAAGTGGAATGTCCTCCTGCTCGGCCACCTGCATGAGCCGCTGCACCACCTGTGGATGCGTGGAGGTGCCGTGTGTGATGGCTGGGCCCTCGCCCATCTTCACCTGCCCATGCTTCGTGCTGTCGATGCCGGGGGAGTCGGTGGCGTGCGTTACGTCGAAGGCCACCGCGGCGTCGGGCTGGAGGCGGTGGGTGATCATCGAGGCGCCGTGGCCGCCAATTTCCTCCTGCACCGAGTTGGCACCCTGTACGGTCCACGCGGGGGGATCGTCGGAGAGACGCTTCAGCACCTGCGCGATGATGAAGCCGCCCAGCCGGTTGTCGATGGCACGGGCGGTGATGCGCGTGTCGGAGAGCTCCGTGGGCGCCACGTCGAACACCATCGGGTGCCCCACGCGAATGCCGTTTTCGTGCACGCCGTCCTTGTTCTCAGCGCCCACGTCCACGAACAGTTCGTGCACCTCGGGCACCTTTTCGTTTTTCGTGTCGCGGATGTGGATGGCCGTGTTGCCCACCACGCCGGTCACGGGACCGTCGTCGCCCAGCACGCGCACCCGAAGGCCGCGGGCAATGGCGCGGTCGGAGCCCCCGATCCGGGTGACGTAGATGAATCCCTCGTCGGTAATGTGGCGCACCATGAAGCCGATCTCGTCGACATGGGCGTCGAGCATCAGCGTCGGGCCGTCGTCGTCCGCTCCGTGTAATGTGGCCCAGGCCGTGCCGTACTCGTCGGCATCCACGGCATCCGCGTGGTCGCGCACATAGTCGGCCCAAACGCGTTGCCCGGGGGCTTCGAAGCCCGTTGGACTTGGGGTATCCAGGAGGTTGAAGAAGAAAGACTTCGTCTCGTCGGTCATGCGATCATCGGGTACGGTCGGTGAACAAATCGTGCCAGTCCCATGATACGAAGGGCACCGGGGTGGTGTCCAATCGGGACCGGAATCGGTGGGAACGGCGGACGCCGATCTTCTAACCTGCCTGTTACGGACGGATCTTTGGGAACAGACCGTCGCTTCCGTATATTGCAGCCGATCCAGCAGACAGCTCCCGGCGGACCTCTCTGCTCGCCACTCTCACTCACGCAGTGCCTCTTCCATTATGTCGAAGACGACGGACCAAACCTATCATATGCTCATCGTGGAGGATGACCCCGACATCCTCATGGGGCTCAAGGAATATTTCGAGCTCGAAGAATACGAGGTGGAGACGGCAGAGGATGGGGAGGAGGCCCTCCAGAAGATGCAAGACATGGACAAATGTGATGTCGTTCTTCTCGACGTAATGCTGCCGAAGAAGGACGGCTTTGAGGTGCTCCGCGAGTCGCAGGAAATGGGCTTCAGTGCGCCGATTCTGATGATTACGGCCCGGGGAGAGCAGGAGTCGAAGCTCAAAGGATTTGGGTTGGGGGCGGACGACTACATCACGAAGCCGTTCAACGTGGAGGAACTGGCTGCGCGGGTCAAGGCGATTCTGCAGCGTACCATGCCGCCGTCCGAGGCGCCGATGGATGTGTACGAGATCGGGGACGTGGAGATCAACTTTACGACCCACGAGGCCTACCGGGATGAGGAGGAAGTGGAGTTCACTGCCCTGGAGTTTGACATTCTCCGCTATCTCATCCAGCACAAGGGACGCACCGTGACGCGGAAGCAGCTGCTACGAGACGTGTGGGGCATCGATGAGAATATCGTCACCCGCACCATCGATCGTCACATGGCCTCTGTGCGAAAGAAGATTGAGCCGGACCCGTCGGCGCCCACCTACATCGAAACCGTCTACGGCATCGGATATCGGTTTGACGACGAGTAGGACGTGAAGCGTGATCCGGGAGGCGTGACGGCTGTGCAGCACTCCTGCAATCACTCGTGTTCACGATATACGGAACGACACCTTCGTTCCCGGCGGGCAGGTAGCACCGATCACTGCTCCTCAATTTCGGACGCGAGCTGATCGAGGTACGACTGCATGAATTGCACACGGCGCTCGGCTTCCTCGCGTCCCGCGGTCGTTTGCATCGTGTCCGGGAGGCGAAGGAGCTTAGCGTAGAAGTGATCCAGCGAGTACGTAGCGTCGTCCGGAGCTCGAGACTCGCAGAAGGGGTCCTCCGGGTCATAGAAGGCCGTGCCAAGGTCGCCCCCGACCATGAAACATCGCGCAATGCCGACGGCGCCGAGCGCATCCAGCCGGTCGGCGTCCTGCACGACCTCCGCTTCGATGGTGTCCGGTTGCACGGTGCCCGAGTAGCTATGCGCCTCGATGGCGTGGCCGATTGCATCGATCCAGTGGTCAGGATACCCAGCGCCCCGAAGAAAGTCGGTAGCGGCCTCCGCGGCACGTTGTGCGGCCTGTGCCCGCCGAGGATCATCTTTTGGAACGACGACACAATCGTGCAGCCATGCCGCGGGGACGACCACCTCCAGGTGCGCGTCCTCGATCCGGGCCAATCGGCGAGCGGTGGTCACCACTCGTTCGATGTGGGCACGATCGTGTGCGGCGTCGGCGTCGCTCGTTTGTTCGTGCAGGAAAGCAGAAAACCGATCTTCCCAGGCGGACCATTCGTTGCTGGAAAGAAA is part of the Salinibacter sp. 10B genome and encodes:
- a CDS encoding 3-deoxy-7-phosphoheptulonate synthase class II, whose protein sequence is MAHDVATDWTLSSWRAKEALQQPTYSDEAALDEALDHVSSLPPLVTSWEVENLKEELARAAHGERFLLQGGECAESFQGCTADVITSRLKILMQMSLVLTYGLNTRIVRVGRFAGQYAKPRSSDTETRNGTTLPSYRGDIVNSVEFTAEAREPDPQRMVEAYASSSLTLNLVRALVKGGFADLRHPEYWDLDFMQHSPLAEEYHAMVDAIEDTLDFVEAVTNEKLDTVESVTFYTSHEALLLPYEEALSRTVPHKEGVYNLGTHLPWVGKRTNQPENAHVEYARGIENPIGLKVGPDMTPSTLKRLVRTLDPEDEPGKLTLITRFGNDKIADRLPGLINAVRDTGQTVLWICDPMHGNTEKTDDGTKTRRFDNILGELEQALDIHAAEDSYLGGVHFELTGENVTECIGGARGLSEADLGQAYESPVDPRLNYEQSLEMAFSIVRKYRELHR
- a CDS encoding M42 family metallopeptidase, which gives rise to MTDETKSFFFNLLDTPSPTGFEAPGQRVWADYVRDHADAVDADEYGTAWATLHGADDDGPTLMLDAHVDEIGFMVRHITDEGFIYVTRIGGSDRAIARGLRVRVLGDDGPVTGVVGNTAIHIRDTKNEKVPEVHELFVDVGAENKDGVHENGIRVGHPMVFDVAPTELSDTRITARAIDNRLGGFIIAQVLKRLSDDPPAWTVQGANSVQEEIGGHGASMITHRLQPDAAVAFDVTHATDSPGIDSTKHGQVKMGEGPAITHGTSTHPQVVQRLMQVAEQEDIPLQHEPSDRRTGTDTDSIFKSRSGVPSGLVSVPLRYMHSTVEVVDTEDIEQCVQLLTAFARSLAPNDEFGVSL
- a CDS encoding response regulator transcription factor — its product is MSKTTDQTYHMLIVEDDPDILMGLKEYFELEEYEVETAEDGEEALQKMQDMDKCDVVLLDVMLPKKDGFEVLRESQEMGFSAPILMITARGEQESKLKGFGLGADDYITKPFNVEELAARVKAILQRTMPPSEAPMDVYEIGDVEINFTTHEAYRDEEEVEFTALEFDILRYLIQHKGRTVTRKQLLRDVWGIDENIVTRTIDRHMASVRKKIEPDPSAPTYIETVYGIGYRFDDE
- a CDS encoding HD domain-containing protein — encoded protein: MPEFLSSNEWSAWEDRFSAFLHEQTSDADAAHDRAHIERVVTTARRLARIEDAHLEVVVPAAWLHDCVVVPKDDPRRAQAAQRAAEAATDFLRGAGYPDHWIDAIGHAIEAHSYSGTVQPDTIEAEVVQDADRLDALGAVGIARCFMVGGDLGTAFYDPEDPFCESRAPDDATYSLDHFYAKLLRLPDTMQTTAGREEAERRVQFMQSYLDQLASEIEEQ